The following coding sequences are from one Epilithonimonas vandammei window:
- a CDS encoding DUF4294 domain-containing protein, translated as MNLNKFFPFLFLFVGIMCYSQQDTLKVTSFDDIPKSRLQKDEYGNEYFYDEVQKAKIYKINGEQVIVLDELTLRANPHFNNQLDRNYYFFLNKKLNRVYPLFLDALEHYNSIKAESANMSSAERNKYIKQRQSELAASYEKQLRDLTTTEGQVFAKLMNRATGKTVYDIIKELRGGWSAFWWNVKGNIADVSLKTPYDPHRFRDDLFIESLLQSNWNLGYLQPYPGASNFKVNK; from the coding sequence ATGAATTTAAATAAATTTTTCCCTTTTCTTTTTCTATTCGTTGGAATCATGTGCTATTCCCAGCAGGATACGCTTAAGGTTACTTCGTTTGATGATATTCCGAAAAGTAGATTACAAAAGGATGAATACGGAAACGAGTATTTCTATGACGAAGTTCAGAAAGCAAAGATATACAAGATCAATGGAGAGCAGGTGATTGTTTTAGACGAACTTACGCTGAGAGCAAATCCGCATTTTAATAACCAGTTAGACAGGAATTATTATTTTTTTCTCAATAAGAAATTAAACAGAGTTTACCCACTTTTTTTAGATGCTTTGGAGCATTATAATAGTATAAAAGCCGAAAGCGCTAATATGAGTAGTGCGGAACGTAACAAGTATATAAAACAAAGACAGAGCGAATTGGCAGCCAGCTATGAAAAACAACTCCGTGATCTTACTACCACAGAAGGTCAGGTTTTTGCAAAACTGATGAACAGAGCTACTGGAAAAACGGTATATGATATCATTAAGGAACTTAGAGGTGGTTGGAGTGCTTTTTGGTGGAATGTTAAAGGTAATATTGCAGATGTTAGTCTAAAAACGCCTTATGACCCTCACAGGTTTCGTGATGATCTTTTTATAGAATCTCTTTTGCAGTCTAATTGGAATCTTGGGTATCTACAGCCTTATCCGGGCGCTAGCAATTTCAAAGTAAATAAATAA
- the rpe gene encoding ribulose-phosphate 3-epimerase yields the protein MKNKLIAPSLLAADFGNLQRDIEMLNNSQADWLHVDVMDGRFVPNISFGFPVMKTVQQYAKKFVDVHLMIVEPEKYVEEFIDYGADLISVHYEACTHLHRVIHQIQDKGAKAGVVLNPTTPVLMLEDIIAEVDLVLLMSVNPGFGGQKFIQNTYKKIRETKDLILSNNSTALIQVDGGVNLDNASKLFEAGADVLVAGNAVFSSENPEHTIELMKI from the coding sequence ATGAAAAACAAACTTATAGCACCTTCACTTTTGGCCGCAGATTTCGGCAATCTGCAGCGCGATATAGAAATGCTAAACAATTCTCAGGCAGACTGGCTACACGTGGATGTGATGGATGGCCGTTTTGTCCCCAATATCTCTTTCGGATTTCCGGTGATGAAAACCGTCCAGCAATATGCTAAAAAATTTGTAGATGTACACCTGATGATTGTAGAACCTGAAAAATATGTAGAAGAATTTATAGACTATGGTGCAGATCTCATTTCAGTTCATTACGAAGCCTGCACGCATCTTCACAGGGTTATTCATCAGATTCAGGACAAAGGTGCAAAAGCTGGTGTCGTTCTCAATCCTACAACGCCTGTACTGATGCTGGAAGACATTATTGCAGAAGTAGATTTGGTATTACTGATGAGCGTCAATCCTGGTTTTGGCGGCCAGAAGTTTATACAGAATACCTATAAAAAAATTAGGGAAACGAAAGATTTGATTTTAAGTAACAATTCTACAGCACTGATTCAGGTAGATGGCGGCGTGAATCTGGACAATGCTTCCAAACTTTTCGAAGCAGGTGCAGATGTATTAGTTGCAGGCAACGCCGTTTTCTCGTCAGAAAACCCGGAACATACGATAGAACTTATGAAAATTTAA
- the trhA gene encoding PAQR family membrane homeostasis protein TrhA gives MHSIGLGVILSVVALILMINYSAISGSGIAIASSLVFGISLILLYSASTVYHAVYKLKWKKICQRIDHLSIYLLIAGTYTPIALLGLKGAWGWSMFGVIWGMALIGFIFKFSPLRNNEKISLSLYALMGWAAIIAIKPMIENLSTGALTLIIIGGLCYTLGIYFYAKDRKPFYHPIWHLFVLGGSIMHFCAVFFFILP, from the coding sequence TTGCATTCAATTGGTCTTGGGGTTATACTTTCCGTTGTTGCATTGATTCTGATGATTAACTATTCAGCGATTAGCGGTAGTGGGATTGCGATAGCGTCTTCATTGGTCTTCGGGATTAGTTTGATACTACTCTATTCTGCATCTACCGTTTATCACGCAGTTTATAAACTAAAGTGGAAAAAGATTTGCCAAAGAATCGACCATCTCAGTATCTACCTTCTCATCGCCGGAACCTACACGCCCATCGCTCTTCTCGGTCTGAAAGGTGCCTGGGGCTGGAGTATGTTCGGTGTCATCTGGGGAATGGCGTTGATTGGTTTTATTTTTAAATTTTCTCCATTAAGAAATAATGAAAAAATATCACTTTCTCTGTATGCTTTGATGGGTTGGGCTGCCATTATCGCCATTAAGCCAATGATAGAAAACCTTTCCACCGGCGCACTAACCTTGATAATTATCGGCGGATTATGCTATACATTAGGGATTTATTTTTATGCAAAGGACAGAAAACCTTTTTACCATCCAATATGGCATTTGTTTGTTCTAGGTGGCAGCATTATGCATTTTTGTGCAGTTTTCTTTTTTATTTTGCCTTAG
- the purF gene encoding amidophosphoribosyltransferase, whose protein sequence is MDLEFQKYSTLPKFAFQNRYQDFEETRNFPKEDLGVYPFDKMEEECGVFGLHSTQELDTFSLSQFGLFALQHRGQEACGIAVGNKGKIFSVKDEGLVLDVFKTIEEPEQFMGSTVIGHTRYTTAGDKKKYNFQPFFAKNEYDQIILSIAHNGNLTNAKKLRKELEDEGVVFRATSDTEVILRLIQKNLDLGLRGAIKATMEKIEGAYSVVGITRNKFFAFRDFNGIRPLVLGAIDENAFVVASESCALDGVGAQYVRDILPGEIVYTSDNEKGLQSYLVKEDCVNRICAFEYIYFARPDSTLEGINVHEVREKSGMKIWEQAPVDADIVIGVPDSGVPAAIGFSKASGIPFRPVLIKNRYIGRSFIIPSQEMREHFVNLKLNPIISEMKDKRVVIIDDSIVRGTTSKRLVKILKNAGVKEIHFRSVSPPIVAPCFLGIDTPTKDDLISANMSKDELKDYLAVDSLEFLSVENLVEILGSPNHCFGCFTEKYPVKNPDELAFIDQGD, encoded by the coding sequence ATGGATTTAGAATTTCAAAAATATAGCACATTACCAAAATTTGCTTTTCAAAATCGTTATCAGGATTTTGAAGAGACGAGAAATTTTCCAAAAGAAGACTTAGGAGTCTATCCATTTGACAAGATGGAAGAGGAGTGTGGCGTTTTCGGGCTACATTCCACCCAAGAGCTGGACACATTTTCTTTGTCACAGTTTGGGCTTTTTGCACTTCAGCATCGTGGTCAGGAAGCTTGTGGAATAGCAGTAGGAAACAAAGGGAAAATATTTTCTGTAAAAGATGAAGGTTTGGTTTTGGATGTTTTCAAAACAATTGAGGAACCGGAACAATTTATGGGAAGTACTGTTATAGGGCACACCAGATATACAACTGCGGGCGACAAGAAAAAATATAATTTTCAACCTTTTTTTGCGAAGAACGAATATGATCAGATCATACTTTCCATCGCTCATAACGGTAATCTTACCAATGCCAAAAAATTAAGGAAAGAGTTAGAGGACGAAGGTGTGGTTTTCCGTGCCACTTCTGACACAGAAGTTATACTCAGGCTCATTCAGAAAAATCTGGATCTTGGACTGCGTGGAGCAATTAAAGCGACAATGGAGAAGATAGAAGGTGCCTATTCTGTAGTGGGAATCACGAGAAACAAATTTTTTGCTTTCAGAGACTTCAACGGAATCAGACCATTGGTTTTAGGAGCAATAGATGAAAACGCTTTTGTGGTAGCTTCGGAAAGCTGTGCTTTGGATGGAGTAGGAGCACAATATGTGCGTGATATTTTGCCTGGTGAGATTGTTTACACCAGCGATAATGAAAAAGGATTGCAGTCCTATCTTGTTAAAGAAGATTGTGTAAATAGAATCTGTGCATTCGAATATATATACTTTGCAAGACCAGATTCTACACTAGAAGGTATCAATGTACACGAAGTTCGGGAAAAATCCGGAATGAAGATCTGGGAACAGGCACCCGTGGATGCAGATATTGTTATAGGCGTTCCAGATTCCGGTGTACCCGCTGCCATTGGTTTTTCCAAAGCCTCAGGCATCCCTTTCAGGCCGGTTCTCATAAAGAACAGATATATAGGACGTTCGTTCATTATTCCATCTCAGGAAATGAGAGAACACTTTGTAAATCTAAAGCTGAATCCTATCATCTCCGAGATGAAAGACAAAAGAGTAGTCATTATAGATGATTCTATAGTCAGAGGAACAACATCAAAACGATTGGTCAAGATTCTGAAAAATGCTGGGGTGAAAGAAATTCATTTCAGAAGCGTGTCGCCGCCCATTGTAGCACCTTGCTTTTTAGGCATAGATACGCCTACCAAAGACGATCTTATTTCTGCCAATATGTCGAAAGATGAGCTTAAAGATTACCTCGCAGTAGACAGCCTAGAATTTCTGAGTGTAGAAAATCTGGTAGAAATCCTGGGTTCTCCCAATCATTGTTTCGGATGTTTTACAGAAAAATACCCTGTAAAAAATCCAGATGAGCTGGCTTTTATAGATCAAGGTGACTAA
- a CDS encoding AEC family transporter translates to MINFVLIAVCIIAGMIFKSTKTIHPDAHKGINTWVLYLALPAVSFKYLPKVQWSLEMLFPILSTVLIAVGSWILVLFYSRIKNYSRRSRSTMELASGYSNTSFIGFPLIAAFYGEQYLSIAIICDQTMFLMLSTMGIITALKGGSKSGKISSIFILKRLFTFPPFLGCISALILSQFFNLDFAEPLFDKLAATVAPLALFSVGLQLKFNGWRKLIPQISTSMLYKLILAPLCVLVLALVFDIKEDIAKISIFEAAMPTVITSSIIAEQFRLNTKLINLIIGISILVGFVTTGIWFEIIEFLF, encoded by the coding sequence ATGATAAACTTTGTACTGATAGCAGTTTGCATTATTGCAGGAATGATTTTCAAATCAACCAAAACCATTCATCCAGATGCACATAAGGGCATCAACACCTGGGTTCTTTATTTGGCCCTGCCAGCAGTTTCTTTTAAATATTTGCCCAAAGTACAGTGGTCTCTAGAAATGCTTTTTCCGATTTTGAGTACCGTATTGATAGCTGTTGGAAGTTGGATATTGGTGCTTTTTTACAGCAGAATAAAAAACTATTCTAGGCGGTCAAGAAGTACTATGGAATTAGCAAGTGGGTATAGCAATACCTCATTCATTGGGTTTCCTCTTATTGCTGCTTTCTATGGCGAACAATATCTTAGTATTGCTATTATTTGTGATCAAACGATGTTTTTGATGCTCTCTACAATGGGCATTATCACCGCTTTGAAAGGTGGTAGCAAGTCTGGAAAAATCAGCTCGATATTTATTTTGAAAAGACTTTTCACATTTCCGCCGTTCTTAGGATGTATAAGCGCACTGATTTTATCTCAATTTTTCAATCTGGATTTTGCAGAACCACTATTTGATAAATTGGCAGCAACTGTCGCACCTTTAGCTTTGTTTTCTGTAGGTTTGCAACTGAAATTCAATGGATGGAGAAAACTGATTCCGCAGATTTCCACATCAATGCTTTACAAACTGATATTAGCGCCATTATGTGTTTTAGTATTAGCACTTGTTTTTGATATAAAAGAAGATATTGCCAAAATCAGCATTTTCGAAGCAGCGATGCCCACTGTTATTACTTCCAGCATTATTGCCGAGCAGTTCCGTTTGAATACAAAATTAATCAATCTCATTATCGGAATCAGTATCCTTGTCGGGTTTGTAACAACTGGAATCTGGTTTGAGATTATTGAGTTTTTATTCTAA
- a CDS encoding LolA family protein → MKNYLRPLLTLTILGASFAAHSQTIDSKSQKILDEVTRNYKSKKNSYFKFSYTSGSGKNLRSQTGIFYSDNTRYKLKIMGTEQIFDGNKLYNINDEDKEVTISKPNDEQIHFSPLSYLDSYKKEYDVTYSGKKTMSGIPVDVIKMIPVKNNGLKNVTLYVNTPQKKLIKLEQITTTNEVAVIGISDYKENQKLSPNLFTFDKSKYQNYLITEI, encoded by the coding sequence ATGAAAAATTATTTAAGGCCACTTTTGACTTTAACAATTTTAGGAGCCAGCTTTGCGGCTCATTCACAGACTATCGACAGTAAATCACAGAAGATATTGGATGAGGTAACGAGAAACTATAAGAGTAAAAAAAATTCATATTTCAAATTTTCTTACACATCCGGATCTGGTAAAAATCTTCGTAGTCAGACGGGCATTTTCTATTCGGATAACACTCGCTACAAGCTAAAAATAATGGGAACCGAACAGATATTTGATGGAAATAAACTATATAATATCAATGATGAAGATAAAGAGGTGACTATTTCTAAACCTAATGATGAGCAAATTCATTTCTCACCGCTGAGCTATCTTGATTCTTATAAAAAAGAATATGATGTGACTTATTCCGGTAAAAAAACAATGAGCGGAATTCCTGTTGATGTTATTAAAATGATTCCTGTAAAAAATAACGGTCTGAAGAATGTCACTTTATATGTTAATACACCTCAGAAAAAACTTATAAAACTAGAACAGATTACCACCACCAATGAGGTGGCAGTAATAGGGATCAGTGATTATAAAGAAAACCAAAAATTGTCTCCCAATTTATTTACATTTGACAAATCAAAATATCAGAATTATCTGATTACTGAGATATAA
- the purC gene encoding phosphoribosylaminoimidazolesuccinocarboxamide synthase, whose protein sequence is MSQKKEMLYEGKAKQVFATENPDEVVVRYKDDATAFNAQKRGQFDRKGELNNAISTLIFGYLIENGIPTHFIEKLDDREQLVKKVDIIPLEMVVRNYAAGSMAQRLGVEEGTKSPVTIFDICYKKDELGDPLINDYHAVFLGAATFEELKEMYALTGRINELLIALFDKMNVILVDFKIELGKTSDGKIVLADEISPDTCRLWDKDTMKKLDKDRFRRDLGEITEAYVEIFERLQTALEK, encoded by the coding sequence ATGAGTCAAAAGAAAGAAATGCTTTACGAAGGTAAGGCTAAACAGGTTTTTGCTACCGAAAACCCAGACGAAGTTGTTGTGCGTTATAAAGATGATGCTACAGCTTTCAACGCACAGAAACGCGGTCAGTTCGATCGGAAAGGTGAACTGAATAATGCAATTTCTACCCTGATATTCGGCTATCTTATCGAAAACGGAATTCCAACGCATTTCATCGAAAAACTTGATGACAGAGAACAATTGGTAAAAAAAGTAGATATCATTCCATTGGAAATGGTGGTTCGTAATTATGCTGCCGGAAGTATGGCGCAAAGACTCGGCGTGGAAGAAGGAACTAAATCTCCTGTAACTATTTTCGACATCTGCTACAAAAAGGATGAACTTGGTGACCCGCTGATTAATGATTATCACGCGGTTTTTTTAGGCGCTGCAACTTTTGAAGAGCTGAAAGAGATGTATGCATTGACAGGCAGGATTAATGAGCTTTTGATTGCTTTATTTGATAAAATGAATGTCATTCTTGTAGATTTCAAAATCGAGTTAGGAAAAACTTCGGATGGAAAAATTGTTCTTGCAGATGAGATTTCTCCAGACACTTGCAGACTTTGGGACAAAGACACCATGAAAAAACTCGACAAGGACAGATTCCGAAGAGATCTAGGAGAAATCACTGAGGCTTATGTAGAGATTTTTGAAAGATTACAGACAGCTTTAGAAAAATAA
- a CDS encoding IS5 family transposase, which yields MLGKNPEKKPELFRPMLVDFINHEHELVLLSEKIDWNYFEKEFSPLYSKVGNPSHPIRFMVGCLLLKHLYNLGDETLEKAWIMNPYMQHFCGRVFFEHEFPCDPSNFVHFRKRIGEKGIEKIFAYSVRMHDAKTNTSNFVLSDTTVQENNTSFPTDAKLCKKVIDYCNKIAGNEGIKQRQRYTKVSKQMVRNTYNGKHPKRAKAARKSQRQLKTIAMRLIRELQRNFNAEQQEFYKDLMTLYTKVVTQKRNDADKIYSIHKPFTRCIAKGKAHSQYEFGNKVGLITTANKGKKIILGIKAFLQTPYDGHTIEPLLEQMETGGQKLPKELLYDRGGRGKSEIKGVKISIPSTPRKKDTAYQKQTKRKKFRTRAAIEPIIGHLKTDFRLAKNYFMGETGPQINALLAATAWNLKKMMELLKQKIIFLSYKIQIMLFSNPVFKNKLNSGFC from the coding sequence ATGTTGGGGAAAAATCCAGAAAAGAAGCCAGAATTATTCCGCCCAATGTTGGTGGATTTTATTAACCACGAGCATGAACTTGTTCTACTTTCAGAAAAAATAGATTGGAATTATTTTGAGAAAGAATTTTCGCCCTTGTATTCCAAAGTGGGCAATCCGAGCCATCCGATTCGGTTTATGGTGGGTTGTTTGCTACTGAAACATTTGTATAATTTGGGCGATGAGACTTTGGAAAAAGCCTGGATCATGAATCCTTATATGCAGCATTTTTGTGGCAGGGTTTTCTTTGAACACGAATTTCCTTGTGACCCGAGTAATTTTGTTCATTTCCGAAAAAGAATTGGCGAAAAAGGTATCGAAAAAATCTTTGCCTACAGCGTAAGAATGCACGATGCCAAGACGAACACCTCAAATTTTGTTTTGTCCGATACTACCGTTCAGGAGAATAATACCTCTTTTCCTACCGATGCAAAATTGTGCAAAAAAGTGATCGATTATTGCAACAAAATAGCCGGAAATGAAGGCATAAAACAAAGACAACGCTACACAAAAGTCAGCAAACAAATGGTGCGCAACACCTACAACGGAAAACATCCCAAGCGGGCAAAAGCGGCAAGGAAATCTCAAAGACAGCTCAAAACCATCGCCATGAGACTGATTCGTGAATTGCAACGGAATTTTAATGCAGAACAGCAAGAATTTTATAAAGATTTAATGACATTGTACACCAAGGTTGTCACACAAAAAAGAAACGATGCCGATAAAATTTACAGCATTCACAAGCCTTTTACCCGATGTATTGCCAAAGGAAAAGCGCATAGCCAGTATGAATTTGGGAATAAGGTAGGTTTGATAACCACCGCCAACAAAGGCAAGAAAATCATTCTCGGGATTAAAGCATTTTTGCAAACTCCTTACGATGGTCACACCATAGAACCACTTTTGGAACAGATGGAAACCGGTGGTCAAAAGCTCCCAAAAGAACTCCTTTACGATAGAGGTGGCAGAGGAAAATCAGAAATAAAGGGCGTGAAAATCTCCATCCCAAGCACTCCAAGAAAAAAAGACACTGCTTATCAAAAGCAGACAAAGCGCAAAAAATTTAGAACCAGAGCGGCAATAGAACCTATCATCGGACATTTAAAAACCGATTTTAGGCTGGCAAAAAATTACTTCATGGGAGAAACGGGACCACAAATCAATGCATTACTAGCTGCAACCGCTTGGAACCTGAAGAAAATGATGGAACTACTGAAACAGAAAATTATTTTCTTATCTTATAAGATACAAATTATGCTGTTTTCTAATCCTGTTTTTAAAAATAAATTAAATAGTGGGTTTTGTTAA
- a CDS encoding nucleoside-diphosphate kinase, with protein sequence MSGKITFTMIKPDAVADGHIGAILGKISEAGFKIKAMKLTQLTVADAKKFYEVHAERPFYGELVEFMSSGPIVAAVLEKDNAVEDFRTTIGATNPAEAAEGTIRKLFARSIGENAVHGSDSDENALIEAQFHFSGREIF encoded by the coding sequence ATGTCAGGAAAAATCACATTTACCATGATTAAGCCAGATGCAGTTGCAGATGGACATATTGGTGCGATTCTTGGAAAAATCAGCGAAGCTGGTTTCAAAATCAAAGCGATGAAGCTTACGCAGCTTACAGTAGCAGACGCAAAAAAATTCTATGAGGTACACGCAGAAAGACCTTTCTATGGTGAATTAGTAGAATTTATGTCTTCTGGACCAATCGTTGCTGCGGTTCTTGAAAAAGACAATGCAGTAGAAGATTTCAGAACTACCATTGGTGCTACTAATCCTGCTGAAGCGGCTGAAGGAACTATTAGAAAGCTGTTTGCAAGAAGTATTGGCGAAAATGCAGTTCACGGTTCAGATTCTGATGAAAATGCACTTATAGAAGCTCAATTCCATTTTTCAGGTAGAGAGATTTTCTAA
- the trhA gene encoding PAQR family membrane homeostasis protein TrhA, producing MPKKNRKKEELYNVITHGLGVILSVVALILMIYYSAISGSGIAIVSSLVFGISLILLYSASTVYHAVYKLKWKKICQRIDHLSIYLLIAGTYTPIALLGLKGAWGWSMFGVIWGMALIGFIFKFSPLRNNEKISLSLYALMGWAAIIAIKPMIENLSTGALTLIIIGGLCYTLGIYFYAKDRKPFYHPIWHLFVLGGSIMHFCAVFFFIIP from the coding sequence ATGCCGAAGAAAAACCGAAAAAAAGAAGAATTATACAATGTCATCACACACGGTCTTGGGGTTATACTTTCCGTTGTTGCATTGATTCTGATGATTTACTATTCAGCGATTAGCGGTAGTGGGATTGCGATAGTGTCTTCCTTGGTCTTCGGGATTAGTTTGATACTACTCTATTCCGCATCTACCGTTTATCACGCAGTTTATAAACTAAAGTGGAAAAAGATTTGCCAAAGAATCGACCATCTAAGTATCTACCTTCTCATCGCCGGAACCTACACGCCCATCGCTCTTCTCGGTCTGAAAGGTGCCTGGGGCTGGAGTATGTTCGGTGTCATCTGGGGAATGGCGTTGATTGGTTTTATTTTTAAATTTTCTCCATTAAGGAATAATGAAAAAATATCACTTTCTCTCTATGCTTTGATGGGTTGGGCAGCCATTATTGCTATTAAACCAATGATAGAAAACCTTTCCACCGGCGCACTAACCTTGATAATTATCGGCGGATTATGCTATACATTAGGGATTTATTTTTATGCAAAGGACAGAAAACCATTTTACCATCCAATATGGCATTTGTTTGTTCTAGGTGGTAGCATTATGCATTTTTGTGCAGTTTTCTTTTTTATTATTCCATAA
- a CDS encoding M42 family peptidase, which yields MRFEKKSIQFLEQYLNTASPTGYEHNGQKIWMNYIRPYVDKIEVDHYGTAYGIINPDADFKVVIEAHADEISWYVNYITDDGLIYVIRNGGSDQTIAPSKVVHIHGEKGIVKGVFGWPAIHTRSTNQNEPTPKIDNIFIDCGATSKKEVEDLGIFVGCMITYPDEFFELNNRYFVCRALDNRIGGFMIAEVARLLNENKNELPFGLYITNSVQEEVGLYGADMIADTIKPNIAIVTDVTHDTTTPMIEKKKEGDQKCGDGPVVFFAPSVHHTIRELIINTAKEKEIPFQRAAASRATGTDTDAFAHSNGGVPSALISLPLRYMHTTVEMVSKEDVANVIQLIYESLLKIEPTMKLKYH from the coding sequence ATGAGATTCGAAAAAAAATCGATTCAGTTTTTAGAACAATATCTTAATACAGCATCTCCCACTGGCTATGAGCATAATGGTCAGAAAATCTGGATGAATTACATCAGACCTTATGTGGATAAAATTGAGGTAGATCATTATGGAACCGCTTATGGAATCATCAATCCGGATGCAGATTTCAAAGTTGTGATAGAAGCACACGCAGACGAAATAAGCTGGTACGTTAATTATATTACAGATGATGGATTAATCTACGTAATAAGAAATGGTGGTTCGGACCAAACCATCGCTCCTTCTAAGGTGGTTCATATTCACGGCGAAAAAGGCATCGTAAAAGGTGTTTTCGGATGGCCGGCGATACATACCAGAAGTACTAATCAAAACGAACCTACTCCAAAGATTGATAATATTTTCATAGATTGTGGCGCAACTTCCAAAAAAGAAGTGGAAGATTTGGGAATATTCGTAGGATGCATGATAACATATCCTGATGAGTTTTTTGAACTAAACAACAGATACTTTGTTTGCCGTGCTTTGGATAACCGTATTGGAGGCTTTATGATTGCAGAAGTGGCAAGACTGCTGAATGAAAACAAAAATGAATTACCTTTCGGATTATACATTACCAATTCTGTACAAGAAGAGGTGGGACTTTATGGCGCAGATATGATTGCCGACACTATAAAACCAAACATCGCGATTGTAACCGATGTGACCCACGATACCACGACGCCAATGATCGAAAAGAAAAAAGAAGGTGACCAGAAATGTGGCGATGGTCCTGTAGTTTTCTTCGCGCCCAGCGTTCATCACACCATTCGAGAATTGATTATCAACACAGCCAAAGAAAAAGAAATACCTTTCCAAAGAGCTGCAGCAAGCCGGGCAACAGGAACGGATACAGACGCCTTCGCACACTCCAACGGTGGCGTTCCCAGTGCGTTGATATCCTTGCCTTTGCGATATATGCACACCACAGTAGAAATGGTTTCAAAAGAAGACGTTGCGAATGTCATTCAGTTAATTTACGAAAGTCTTCTAAAAATTGAACCAACAATGAAGTTGAAATATCATTAA